The sequence below is a genomic window from Sorangiineae bacterium MSr12523.
TCATGACGGGACGCGACGTGCAGGTCGAATTCGTCGCGCCCGACGAACGCACCGCTGGAGCGGTCGACCGTGCCTGTTCGCTATTTGGGGAACTCCTTCCAGAGACGGCGGACAGCGTGTTCCGCCACGTATCCGCCATGGCGTTGGCCGTCATGCGCGCGGGTGGCGGCCGGCTTCTCACGGGCTCCGCGGGGGACGGTGTTCCCGGTACGGTCATCCTTTCGTCCGAGGAAATCGACAATCCGTGGGATACCGCGGCGCATCTGCTCCACGAGGGATTGCACGAAAAATTCGCAGACATTACGCGCTTTGCCAGCTTGATTCGGGACAACGTCCCCGTCGGGTTCCCGTGGCGCGCCGACGAAGAAGGCTTCACCTTGGCTCGGGCGCTTTCCGCGTTTCACGTTTATGTTCACTTCGTCCTCTACGAGTCCGCGGTGCGATGCTACGGCGCGCGGCTCACGGGCCGTTATGGTTCACTCGATGCCCACCCCGTGAGTGCCCACGCCATGTCGGTCGTACGAACGGGATCGGGCCCCTACGCGCGCGGGGCCGAGCGATGTCGGTATCTCGGGAAGCAGCTTTCCACGACGTGGGCGGCCCATTTGACGTCCGCAGGGCAGCGCTTCGTGCATTGGCTCTTGGAGTGCATCGAACCCATCGGCGTCACCGAATCGCCGCCGGTGCGGCTTACGGGCGAGGCGCCGCCCATCGTGCGGGTGTCGAGAGCCGTTGGCTATCGAAAGAATCCCCATTTGAAGGAGCGGCCCCTGGAGAACGAAGGTCTCTTGTTCGCGTTTGCGCCCGAAATGCCGAGGGTTCAACTGCTGACGCTCAACTCGTGGATCATTTCCGAATTGTGCGACGGGAGCACGATGGAGGCCATCGGCGAGCGATACTTCGATATCGTCGGGGCCAGGCTCACACCCGCCGAGGCGCAGCAGCAGCTCGCGCTCGGGTTGCAGCAACTCGAGCGCGGCCGCGTCATTGAAAAGGTTCCCTAGGGTGCACGCGAATGCCGGGCCAGGCCATAGCTCGTGGCCAATGAGGCGAAGAGCAGCGCGAAGCCCAGCGCGATGACCGTCGAACCCCACGCGACGAGCGAGTGCGGTATTGGAACGAGGCCCGCGGCGAGCACGCCATGCACGATGCACGCAAGGGCTGGTAGCACGGATATTCGCATGCGCGCGCGCCATGCGAGCAGGATCATGGTGAGGATCAGCACCAGGTCGAGCGCGAGAATGTGCGCCGGCCAAGGGCCGCCGGACCAACGAAGCGTCCAAACGCCGAAGTAGACCGCGACGAGTGCGCCCACCACGCCACGAAGGTGAACACCACGCCAACGAGAAGCCAGATGGAGGACTCGCGCCGGATCCACCGCACCGCGACCAGCGCCATGGCGGGAACGAATGGCGCAATATCGAGCGCCTGGGCGGTCGACCACATGTAAATGTGCAAACCCGCGAGCCCGAGCCAAATGAGCCACGTGGCGCGCATCACCCGCCGCAGGACGACCGCCGCCCACGCGTCGAGTGGCACGAGGCTCGTAATCCCATGGCGCTCGTGCAGCATGATCAACGAAAAGAGCCACATGCCGATGAGCACACTGCGCTGGCTCGGTCCGAACCCCGGGAGAACACGCGGAATCAGTACGAGCCCGAGCGCCCCCACGATGGCCGTTGCCAATGAACGCGTCGATGCGCGTATCTGGAATATCCATGCGAGCACGCGCAGCTTGGCAACGAATGCCGCGAACCAAATGACCGAGGCCACGGCGCCGGCCATGCCGAGGTACGCGCACGTCTCGGTGTGGAGCGTCAGGTCACCTTGATAGACCACGGTGAGCAGCGCCAGCAGGACGGCCGGCCTTCGCTGGCCAAGGCGCGTCAGGAGCGCGGCGCCACCGAGCAGCGCCATGGCATAAAGCTCCGCCACCGCGGCAACGCCGAGCGAGCCATAGACGCTGCCCTCTTGCGCGAGACCGCGCGACCAGATCATCGTCCCAACGAGAACGAGCGTTGCGCTGCACAGATAGAATGGATTGTATTCGATGAACCATCGGTGAAGGAGGCGCGCCCAAAACGCATTCGCCCCCTCCCCGGCCGGCACCGGCATCGTTGCGGATTGCTCTTCCATGACGCCTCCTCAAAAAGGGTGCCTCTGCAACGCCGGGCCTCCTTGCAGAATGCCCGCCAAAGTGTCAATCGCTATTCGCGTGCCAGTGCCACGACGAAGTCCAAAAAGGCGCGGACCTTCGCCGACATCCATTGGGCGGAATGGTGGTACGCATAGAGAGGATACGTTTCCTCCGCCCAGTC
It includes:
- a CDS encoding HEXXH motif-containing putative peptide modification protein translates to MSTHVTESMIRAADRALAQHPEFGDSSAISTLVTERYKFGLDLFAPALPGVARALPILETWEESTTNALFADPLIQFSIERAFESLANGEPATSPHELERWLGVATASFARGGRLGLVQDQMNRPWPVAKGKTYLWDLPAANPVTSELERNFREHFMTGRDVQVEFVAPDERTAGAVDRACSLFGELLPETADSVFRHVSAMALAVMRAGGGRLLTGSAGDGVPGTVILSSEEIDNPWDTAAHLLHEGLHEKFADITRFASLIRDNVPVGFPWRADEEGFTLARALSAFHVYVHFVLYESAVRCYGARLTGRYGSLDAHPVSAHAMSVVRTGSGPYARGAERCRYLGKQLSTTWAAHLTSAGQRFVHWLLECIEPIGVTESPPVRLTGEAPPIVRVSRAVGYRKNPHLKERPLENEGLLFAFAPEMPRVQLLTLNSWIISELCDGSTMEAIGERYFDIVGARLTPAEAQQQLALGLQQLERGRVIEKVP